A stretch of the Alnus glutinosa chromosome 6, dhAlnGlut1.1, whole genome shotgun sequence genome encodes the following:
- the LOC133871659 gene encoding serine carboxypeptidase-like 6 produces the protein MAKPDAMARLRSFFSHISLRFHMLVFLLLLQVCSQHAVSRSMVKFLPGFRGPLPFELETGYVAVGDSEEVELFYYFVKSERSPKEDPLLLWLIGGPGCSGWTGVAFEIGPLNLIEEYNGTLPELVLNPHSWTKESSIIFMDSPVGTGFSYARTPAASQSSDLKQVHQLHQFLVKWLIEHPEFVSNAFYVGGHSYTDISVPILVQQISSGMRINDKPVKVWSMIMFVTDSSLFVLFGAFSSSLALQEMKKTACFQGCILGNPDQRTDGNSVIPCAYGLGLVSDELYESLRRTCKGEYVIINRRNSDCWKYVQASYECLSGINFAHVLEPSCAFASPKPQATFDQRRSLYQNPKVFLDPDPSLPPFGCRKKNIGVSLVA, from the exons ATGGCAAAACCAGATGCTATGGCGAGGCTACGTTCATTTTTCAGCCATATTTCTCTTCGCTTCCACatgttggtttttcttcttctcctacAAGTTTGCTCGCAGCATGCAGTCTCTCGCTCAATGGTTAAGTTTCTTCCTGGCTTCCGTGGACCTCTTCCATTTGAGCTTGAAACTGG GTATGTGGCAGTGGGTGATTCAGAGGAAGTAGAGCTCTTCTACTATTTTGTCAAGTCGGAGAGGAGTCCTAAAGAGGACCCTCTCCTCCTCTGGCTAATCGGTGGTCCTGGTTGCTCTGGCTGGACCGGCGTTGCGTTTGAAATAG GTCCACTAAATTTGATAGAGGAGTACAATGGGACCCTTCCTGAGTTGGTCTTAAATCCACATTCTTGGACAAAG GAATCTAGCATAATATTTATGGACTCGCCCGTTGGCACTGGATTTTCCTATGCAAGAACCCCGGCTGCTTCTCAGTCGAGTGACTTGAAACAAGTACACCAGCTCCACCAATTCCTCGTTAAG TGGCTGATTGAACACCCAGAATTTGTCTCGAACGCATTCTACGTCGGTGGCCATTCCTACACTGACATTTCTGTTCCGATCCTCGTTCAACAAATCTCAAGTGGTATGAGAATAAATGATAAACctgttaaagt GTGGTCAATGATCATGTTTGTGACAGATTCTTCTTTGTTTGTCCTCTTTGGTGCTTTCTCAAGCTCTCTGGCCTTGCAGGAAATGAAGAAG ACTGCATGCTTTCAGGGATGCATACTAGGAAATCCTGATCAAAGAACAGATGGCAATTCAGTGATTCCTTGCGCTTATGGACTGGGACTGGTTTCTGATGAACTCTATGAG TCATTGAGAAGAACCTGCAAAGGAGAGTACGTAATTATAAATCGGAGAAACTCAGACTGTTGGAAGTACGTTCAGGCTTCCTATGAG TGTCTTTCAGGAATTAATTTTGCACATGTTTTGGAACCTTCATGTGCTTTTGCTTCTCCTAAGCCACAGGCTACGTTTGATCAAAGAAGATCTCTTTACCAAAATCCTAAAGTGTTCCTCGACCCCGACCCATCACTTCCTCCGTTTGGCTGTCGT AAGAAAAACATTGGCGTCAGCTTGGTGGCATAG
- the LOC133871005 gene encoding serine carboxypeptidase-like 2 isoform X1 gives MAKPDAMARLRSFFSHISLRFRMLVFLLLLQVCSQHAVSRSMVKFLPGFRGPLPFELETGYVAVGDSEEVELFYYFAKSERSPKEDPLLLWLIGGPGCSGWTGVAFEIGPLNFKIEEYNGTLPELVLNPHSWTKESSIIFVDSPAGTGFSYARTPAASQSSDLKQVHQLHQFLVKWLIEHPEFVSNAFYVGGHSYTGISVPILVQQISSGNEEGVRPLINLQGYILGNPMTDQRTDGNSVIPCAYGLGLVSDELYESLKRTCKGEYVIINQRNSDCWKYVQASYECLSGINFAHVLEPSCAFASPKPQATFDQRRSLYRNPKVFLDPDPSLPPFGCRNYGYLLSRYWANDDNVRKALHTRKGTKSIGEWERCKSGLPYTQDVESTFEYHVNLSTKGYSSLIYSGDHDMIVPSLGTQAWIRSLNYSIVDDWRSWIVQGQVAGYTRTYSNRMTFATVKGGGHTAPEYRPKECLAMFKRWTSHEPL, from the exons ATGGCAAAACCAGATGCTATGGCGAGGCTACGTTCATTTTTCAGCCATATTTCTCTTCGCTTCCGCatgttggtttttcttcttctcctacAAGTTTGCTCGCAGCATGCAGTCTCTCGCTCAATGGTTAAGTTTCTTCCTGGCTTCCGTGGACCTCTTCCATTTGAGCTTGAAACTGG gTATGTGGCAGTGGGTGATTCAGAGGAAGTAGAGCTCTTCTACTATTTTGCCAAGTCGGAGAGGAGTCCTAAAGAGGACCCTCTCCTCCTCTGGCTAATCGGTGGTCCTGGTTGCTCTGGCTGGACCGGCGTTGCGTTTGAAATAG GTCCACTGAATTTTAAGATAGAGGAGTACAATGGGACCCTGCCTGAGTTAGTCTTAAATCCACATTCTTGGACAAAG GAATCTAGCATAATATTTGTGGACTCGCCCGCTGGCACTGGATTTTCCTATGCAAGAACCCCGGCTGCTTCTCAGTCGAGTGACTTGAAACAAGTACACCAGCTCCACCAATTCCTCGTTAAG TGGCTGATTGAACACCCAGAATTTGTCTCGAACGCATTCTACGTCGGTGGCCATTCCTACACTGGCATTTCTGTTCCGATCCTCGTTCAACAAATCTCAAGTG GAAATGAAGAAGGTGTTCGCCCATTAATAAACCTTCAG GGATACATACTAGGAAATCCTATGACTGATCAAAGAACAGATGGCAATTCAGTAATTCCTTGCGCTTATGGTCTGGGACTCGTTTCTGATGAACTCTATGAG TCATTGAAAAGAACCTGCAAAGGAGAGTATGTAATTATAAATCAGAGAAACTCAGACTGTTGGAAGTACGTTCAGGCTTCCTATGAG TGTCTTTCAGGAATTAATTTTGCACATGTTTTGGAACCTTCGTGTGCTTTTGCTTCTCCTAAGCCACAGGCTACGTTTGATCAAAGAAGATCTCTTTACCGAAATCCTAAAGTGTTCCTCGACCCCGACCCATCACTTCCTCCGTTTGGCTGTCGT AATTATGGATATTTGCTTTCTCGTTATTGGGCTAACGATGATAATGTCCGCAAAGCCCTTCACACTCGAAAG GGAACCAAAAGCATAGGGGAATGGGAGCGTTGCAAATCTGGATTACCATATACACAAGATGTTGAAAGCACTTTTGAGTATCACGTTAACCTCAGTACTAAAGGCTACTCATCTTTAATATACAG TGGTGATCATGACATGATAGTGCCATCTCTGGGGACTCAAGCATGGATAAGATCTTTAAACTATTCTATTGTCGATGACTGGAGGTCCTGGATTGTCCAAGGCCAAGTTGCAGG TTACACAAGGACTTATTCCAACCGGATGACATTTGCAACTGTGAAG GGTGGGGGGCACACAGCACCAGAGTACAGGCCTAAAGAATGTTTGGCTATGTTCAAAAGGTGGACATCACACGAACCTTTATGA
- the LOC133871005 gene encoding serine carboxypeptidase-like 2 isoform X2 has translation MAKPDAMARLRSFFSHISLRFRMLVFLLLLQVCSQHAVSRSMVKFLPGFRGPLPFELETGYVAVGDSEEVELFYYFAKSERSPKEDPLLLWLIGGPGCSGWTGVAFEIGPLNFKIEEYNGTLPELVLNPHSWTKESSIIFVDSPAGTGFSYARTPAASQSSDLKQVHQLHQFLVKWLIEHPEFVSNAFYVGGHSYTGISVPILVQQISSGNEEGVRPLINLQGYILGNPMTDQRTDGNSVIPCAYGLGLVSDELYESLKRTCKGEYVIINQRNSDCWKYVQASYECLSGINFAHVLEPSCAFASPKPQATFDQRRSLYRNPKVFLDPDPSLPPFGCRGTKSIGEWERCKSGLPYTQDVESTFEYHVNLSTKGYSSLIYSGDHDMIVPSLGTQAWIRSLNYSIVDDWRSWIVQGQVAGYTRTYSNRMTFATVKGGGHTAPEYRPKECLAMFKRWTSHEPL, from the exons ATGGCAAAACCAGATGCTATGGCGAGGCTACGTTCATTTTTCAGCCATATTTCTCTTCGCTTCCGCatgttggtttttcttcttctcctacAAGTTTGCTCGCAGCATGCAGTCTCTCGCTCAATGGTTAAGTTTCTTCCTGGCTTCCGTGGACCTCTTCCATTTGAGCTTGAAACTGG gTATGTGGCAGTGGGTGATTCAGAGGAAGTAGAGCTCTTCTACTATTTTGCCAAGTCGGAGAGGAGTCCTAAAGAGGACCCTCTCCTCCTCTGGCTAATCGGTGGTCCTGGTTGCTCTGGCTGGACCGGCGTTGCGTTTGAAATAG GTCCACTGAATTTTAAGATAGAGGAGTACAATGGGACCCTGCCTGAGTTAGTCTTAAATCCACATTCTTGGACAAAG GAATCTAGCATAATATTTGTGGACTCGCCCGCTGGCACTGGATTTTCCTATGCAAGAACCCCGGCTGCTTCTCAGTCGAGTGACTTGAAACAAGTACACCAGCTCCACCAATTCCTCGTTAAG TGGCTGATTGAACACCCAGAATTTGTCTCGAACGCATTCTACGTCGGTGGCCATTCCTACACTGGCATTTCTGTTCCGATCCTCGTTCAACAAATCTCAAGTG GAAATGAAGAAGGTGTTCGCCCATTAATAAACCTTCAG GGATACATACTAGGAAATCCTATGACTGATCAAAGAACAGATGGCAATTCAGTAATTCCTTGCGCTTATGGTCTGGGACTCGTTTCTGATGAACTCTATGAG TCATTGAAAAGAACCTGCAAAGGAGAGTATGTAATTATAAATCAGAGAAACTCAGACTGTTGGAAGTACGTTCAGGCTTCCTATGAG TGTCTTTCAGGAATTAATTTTGCACATGTTTTGGAACCTTCGTGTGCTTTTGCTTCTCCTAAGCCACAGGCTACGTTTGATCAAAGAAGATCTCTTTACCGAAATCCTAAAGTGTTCCTCGACCCCGACCCATCACTTCCTCCGTTTGGCTGTCGT GGAACCAAAAGCATAGGGGAATGGGAGCGTTGCAAATCTGGATTACCATATACACAAGATGTTGAAAGCACTTTTGAGTATCACGTTAACCTCAGTACTAAAGGCTACTCATCTTTAATATACAG TGGTGATCATGACATGATAGTGCCATCTCTGGGGACTCAAGCATGGATAAGATCTTTAAACTATTCTATTGTCGATGACTGGAGGTCCTGGATTGTCCAAGGCCAAGTTGCAGG TTACACAAGGACTTATTCCAACCGGATGACATTTGCAACTGTGAAG GGTGGGGGGCACACAGCACCAGAGTACAGGCCTAAAGAATGTTTGGCTATGTTCAAAAGGTGGACATCACACGAACCTTTATGA
- the LOC133871340 gene encoding uncharacterized protein LOC133871340 isoform X1, translating into MQEFYVPVSVDQRLAQNEFWGDMGRKHRSWKSKLRTQLNIRDSDTPLTKRAKMPDTFFDKYDQTDVEDVLHEWCTKRNQARSERMKRLREQNDIPLSLGSKSYARFNHDKASTSGTSPTHAESFVKTHTRKDGTYLNERTRDLCERMTQSLSTDPAATDPVSSDTVRWAPGDAYEQAVG; encoded by the exons atg caagaattttatgtacccgtatccgtcgaccagcgcctggcacagaacgaattctggggtgatatgggccgtaagcaccgttcgtggaagtcgaagttgaggacccagctaaatattcgagacagtgacacgccattgacaaAACGTGCGAAAATGCCAGatacgttttttgataagtatgaccaaacggatgtggaggacgtactgcacgagtggtgcacaaaaagaaatcag GCgaggtctgaacgaatgaagcggctgcgggagcagaatgacatcccccttagtctggggtccaaaagttatgccagatttaatcacgataag gcatctacATCTGGCACGTCCCCCACTCACGCCGAGTCGTTTGttaagacgcacacaaggaaagacggcacttatctgaacgagcggacacgggacctatgc gagcggatgacacaaagtttgtccactgatcctgctgccACGGATCCCGtctcatcagatacggtgcgttgggcacctggcgacgcgTACGAGCAGGCAGTTGGGTGA
- the LOC133871340 gene encoding uncharacterized protein LOC133871340 isoform X2 translates to MDKSWMSAPRGTTQYNDGCRAFVAFAVRNCRAADGKIYCSCKYCRNNQRHPPDYVLAHLTGGKGMSTGYGFWYMHGETTLNPAAPVRGHDHPSVTDTAARCIEHVEVTEQGGDLEQGNATTVGPLSPIGQLLSQQSPLGTPSPVTPSLAGQSPVGEFTPGTTPHDPQRRPPDL, encoded by the exons atggacaagtcatggatgtcagcacctaggggtacgacacagtataacgacgggtgtagagcgttcgtggcattCGCCGTTCGTAATTGTAGGGCtgctgatggcaaaatttactgctcatgtaagtactgccggaataaccagcggcaccccccagattacgttcttgcccacctgacaggggggaagggaatgtccacgggatacggtttctggtatatgcacggtgagactaccctaaaccctgctgctcctgttcggggtcacgaccatcccagtgtcacagatacGGCTGCTCGTTgcattgaacatgtagaagtcacagaacaaggcggagacctggaacaag gtaatgcgacaacggttggtccgttgtcgcctattggacaattgctgagccaacaatcccctctcgggactccatcgcccgttacaccatctcttgcgggacaatcgcCGGTTGGTGAGTTCACGCCCGGGACTACACCTCATGATCCGCagcgacgtcctccagatttgtag